A stretch of DNA from Triticum dicoccoides isolate Atlit2015 ecotype Zavitan chromosome 2A, WEW_v2.0, whole genome shotgun sequence:
ATCTGTAGACCTTGTAGAAGACAAGCGTCTGAAATGGTATTGCCTTTCCTGAATTTCTACtgttttttcattgtgttgaaTACTTATGTGGGTGGGTGTATCTGTAATTACTTTTTACTACGCCGCAGGGTGTTCAAACACGCTGAGAGGATAAACGCTAGCAGGCTGATCTTGGTTGGGAAATCCGAGTGGGAGCGAGGCATGGTTCGTGTGAAGATACTATCAACCAGAGAAGAGTTCGAGGTCAAGGCGGGCGAATTGCAGTAGCTGTTAACTGATCTGATCGATTTGAAGGTTTGACTTGTACCCTTCTTTGATCATCTTCAACACTGTAGGTTTTGCAATACACGTTGTGTATACAAACAATTGGGTGGCTTTGAAGGCTATTGCTATCTTCTTTCGGATCATTCATCTTGCAACAAACAAAGAAATTGTAGGTTTTGCCATTCACCAACATGTATTGAGAATGCTCATCTGCTTCGAACTAGTGCTGTTCTGAAGCGATTATTTTTGGTTCTGTACATGATGCAAAATAGATGAATGAATATAATGAAGCAAGTAATTGTCTTGCCCTGGAAATTAAGCTGGTATATGTATGGATTGTTCGGTCGGTCCTGCAAAACAGCAAAGCtagtatgcaatgcaaattaagctgATAGTAGCTTATTCACTAGGGAGAGGCGGCCGGCAGGTACGGGATTTTAATTTGTTTTGTTGGTATCACTTCATTGGGAGCCGACGTAGCCGAATCCgatgacgaaggcggcggcggactGCATGAGGAGGTAGACATAGAAGTGATCgtggccgaagaagatgtcgtagACGGCGCAGTAGAGCAGGCATAGCCCCATGACGATCTCGGGCGCCAGGATGCTGCTctggctcttcttcttcttcattgcccCCTTGTTGGTGGCCATGGTGGTCGTCGCGGCAGGGGTGGAGGTCACCGAGCCGAGCTTCTCCGTGACGACCCACTCGTTTGCGCGGCTGGCCTCGACGAGCCCGATGATGGTGGCCTTGGAGCGGTGCATGGACATGACGTTCTCGAAGAGGATCCAGAAGACGAGCAGGTGCCAGGACCTCGGGGTGCAGACGGCGTTGAGCAGGGTGATGATGGCGGGCACGTACATGGCCACgtacttgggcaggcgcacgtcctGGCCGCCGACGAGCACGTAGGCCGGGATGACGACGCAGTAGAAGAGGAAGGTGACGAGGTGCGCCACCACCTTCCTCACGAAGAAGAAGCCGTAGAGCACGTGCACCTTCTTCCACGCCGACACCTGCCGGCTCGCCACGATCTCCCAGAACATCTTGCGCATCAGGTTCGCCGGCCCGCACGACCACCGGTGCTGCTGGTACCGGTACGCCTTGAAGCTGCTGGGCAGCTCGTTGCGCACCTGCACGTCGCCGGCGTAGACGAACCTCCAGCCCCGCATCGACGCCCTCACGGCGAGGTCCATGTCCTCCACGGTGGTGCGGTCCTTCCAGCCCCCCGCGTCCGCCAGCGCCTGCACGCGCCACACCCCCGCCGTGCCGTTGAAGCCGAAGAAGCCGTGGCAGGCCGACCCCACCTCCTGCTCCACCGAGAAGTGGTAGTCCAGCGACATCTCCTGGATGCGGGTCAGGATGCACTCGTCCGCGTTCACGAACCGCCACCGCGCCTGCACCAGCGCCACCGCCGGGTCGGCCTGGAGGACCGGCACCGTGCGCCGCAGGAAGTCGGCGTCGGGCTGGAAGTCGGCGTCGAACACGGCCACCAGCTCGCAGTCCTTGGCGTACCCCTTCTTGAGGCCCTCCCGCATGGCGCCCGCCTTGTAGCCGCTCCGGTTGCTGCGGTTCTCGTACCGGATGTGCACCCCCTTGCCCGCCCACCGCCGGCACTCCGCCTCCACCATCGCCCGGATGCCGGCGTCCGTCGAGTCGTCCAGCACCTGGATCACCAGCTTGTCCGCCGGCCACCACAGCCCGCACGCCGCGCCGATGGACAGGCGGTACACCTGCATGCATGCCACCATTCTTTCGTAAGTATGTTGTCACTCCCCACATCGGACAAAGTACCACCGTAGGTAGCAGAGAGAGTTGACTCTTGTCTTTGCGTGCAGTAAAGCATAGCGCTAGCTGTTTCTCTTTTATTATCTTGATGATAAATTTGGATGGACGTACAGGAGTGCAACAACAATGGCAATATTtgttgtgcgtgcgtgcgtgcatgcataTGTTGTGGAAATGGAGCTGTAAAGCAGCGGCTTTTGCATGATGATGGTTGAAGAAGGCAACAAAATCGAGTACACATGCAACTAGCGTTACCAGCAGCAGTGCACTGCTCGATCGCAGGCAGCAGCAGTGCAGTATACGAGTGATGGATCATGCGTGCGGCAAGCAACAGCCATCACAgtggtcatgcatatcatatcatataTCATCGTAGATGAGCAATCGATCGATCATAGAGTACGTACGTACTGACCTGCTTCTCGTTGAACATGGGGATCTGGACCAGGACCACGGGCAGGTCCTCTGCGGCGCCGGACTCCAGGTCGCCGACGTCGTCGTCGCCCCCCTTGTTCCTGCCAGGGTTGCGGCGCTgacggcgccggcggcggagccATAGCGCCGCGACGACGAGCCCCATGTAGAGGCGCTCGGCGAAGAGCATGAGGGACATGGCGGCGCAGAGGTACACGGCCAGCTGCAGCAGCGGCACCACCACCGCGTGCCGCACCGCCGCCCATGCCGCGCGCGCCATCGTCAACATGCTCACCCCCTtcatccttcttcttcctcctcctccaatagagagagagagagagagagagggaggaagagattgagcttcttcttctcttcttcttcttcttctcctgatTAATTCGAAAGGTTGGATTGTAGAGTTTTGCTAAGCAGATCTTGGTAGATGCGTATATAGATAGATTGGTGGAGGCTAATCTCTTATATAAATtgcatgaaattgggggccaggctAGATTAGAACCCAAGGGGGGAGGTTATGAACTTGGGGCATGGCATTGACCTGGGGACAGCCAGAAAGCACTATCTGGCACAGTTGAGGGCAAGATTAGTACCAGCATTAGTGCTTGCTATCTGTACTAATACAGGGGGTGGGTGGGTGCGGCGGTGCAGCCAGCCACAAAGAGTGAAGACATGCATCACTACTGGAAACGCCACGTGTACAAATTGCCACATATACGTGCAAGCTAAGCTAGCCGAGCGAACCACTGTCTTTGTAAGTATATTGATTGATCGGTGAAGAAACAAACAAACAAGCTCCTTCATGGTGAATCAAGTGTGTTTCGCATTCACATACTACCAACACAAAACAGAAGAAAAGCAAATTCAACTGAGTTTGTACTATGTTGCATGGCATACATCCATCTCTTTCTGTTGTGCATGATTGAacctatatttatttatttatgcacATTTATGCATATGAACACGCTAAGCTTAGCTAGCCAGGAGATATACCATATATACGCACTGGGAATTAAGCAGAGAAATTAATAAATAAAACCGTGTGCGTGCGTGTGGGATCCATCTATATGGACTGGAGTTGCCAACCGTGTCGTGCTGcatccattccatggcaatggcAGTAGGCATGCACACCATCCATCCATCTATAGTTGTGTGCTAAGCTAGCTGTGGATTCCTCACTGCCTGCCTTAtttcgagggagggagggagggagagctaGGTTTTTAATATGCTACTCCCTCAGTTCACAtactataagatgttctaactttttccaGAATCGGACACGACATGTTTTAGTGTGTTTATtattcactcatttcagtctgtaTGTAATACACAGTAgaataaaacatcttatatttgtgaaccatGTTATCTGGCGTCCATCAGATTTTTGGCATCTGCCAGTGAACGCCGTCCCCACCATTGCACGGATCTCAGCGCAGGGCCGATGCCAAGTTCAGATTTTGAAACTAGTTTGCTATAAGATAAAACCAAGCGAACATTTTATTTCTCAAACGCCCCTGTGCACTACACTTGCTAGCGGCGTGAGCTTGCACATGGAAGACTTGGGTTTGAATCCCAAGCCCTCCTTTTTTGACTTTTTTTACCATGATGGAATTTTATGTTTTTTTGGCTTAGGTACATGGCAAATTTTCTAGAAAAAAAAAGCAACATTGAAGTTTATAAATTTTAGAAATACGTCACATTGCAATTAAACATTTTTTTTCACAAGTCAAGTTTGTTTTTGTACACGGCATTTTTTATTTTAAGATATGACATGTTTATTATTAAGAGACGACATTTTTTAttattaagagatggcatttttattattaaaagatggcatttttattattaaaAGACGGCATTTTTATCATTAATAGACGTCTTTTTTATAATTAGGAGACGGTATTTTTTATTATGAAGAGATGGAATTTTTTATTATTAAGATATGTCATTTTTATTATTAAGATATGACATTTTTTAATATTAAGAGATGTCATTCTTGTTATTAAGAGGTGACATTTATACTAATAAGTGGTGGAATTTTTCTAAATATTATTATCCAAATAAAACATTTCTTATCTACAGGATGGTAGTTTTAAAGTTTAGCAACAAGGCAATGATATGTTTCCTAGATCACACGACCTCTTTATGTTTTATCATACTTATTGTAAATTTATAAATTAGAGTAATGTCAGTTTTATAAAGTAGCATGACATTTTTCATAATTTGTATCAGGGGCAAAATTGTTCTCTACAAGATGGCATTTTTTATATTAATTTCTTTTACATACATCATACACATCTTTCTTTttgacatttttttatttttttgtagaaAATAAAACGGTCATTGGGCATGGAGGCCTAGAGGCCCATGGGGGAAGCTAAAGAGGGCCTTTGTGGGCTGGTTCGCTCGATACTTGTTGCATGATTGAGTAGTGATACCCCTAAAAAAAAGAGTAGTGATGGATGCAGACAATCACAAGCCTACTTTGTTTATAGAAAAGAGAGTATAATTTTCGATCCCTAACTGTTGTAGGAATCTATCGTGGCCTCCTCTTATGTGTCATTTGCCGTCTATTCCCTCTGTCCGGATTTATTAGGCCTCCTCATATTTTGAGACAAAGTTTGACCTAACCATACATTTGCATAATAAAATATGAGTTATACATCAAAtaaatggtattattgaaaaaatcaTTCGAATATGAAATATAACAATATAATTTTATGACATAAAACTTATATTTTGTAAATTAAATCGATGGTCAAAGTTTAGACAAAAATACAAATGggtctaataaacccggacggaggtaataATGCACTATTTTAGTATAATGTTGTTTGACTCTTTATTTTTTTAAGGGTAAAACTGTCGATCTATTGATAATCAATCATGATAGTACAATGAACACCAGAGAGGTAACAAAATTTCAGGGCCAGTGGATGAAGCTTGGTtctaaatccaaataaacacatgctttttatttctttttatttgtttACTGAGTGTCTTGTAAAAAAAGACTTGGCAAATACCTATTTTCCGAGTGTTTTCAAAGTCCCTACTTTGTTGAGTGTAGTACTCAGCAAAGTGACGTGAAGTTTCTATTTGCCGTGAGATACTCAGCAAAGACCTTGTTTGCCAAGAACCCCGTGAAAAATCACTCGGCAAACAGCCCAACACTCTACATATAACATTTTTGCCATAGTGTATACATAATTCACATGAGTGACAATCTATGGAAAGAGATGATATATTTTGTAAAATTAAATTtagttatgctcattgaatcttgGCCAGAAGTAATTGACTCGACCGGCCAACTAATCCCCTCTTGATTGTAAATATGTGTGTTGCAATAAACGCTGATGATGAAAGCTTCCCCAATTCGAATTCACATTGCCCTGCTCCAGGAAAAATGTTCACAGTGCACCCCAAACCAGTATGCCCGCTTAGGATTCTTCTGGAAGATTATTGCTTCGAGTTGCTTCTCGTCCCGGTAGCGCATACACACATGATTTCATTTTATTCCTTCGAATTATTCCGCTTCCAGTTTCGTTCAAATGAAACCGTCCAAAGAACCTCAGGCCCGGCACAGATTATTTCAGCATCCTTAAACGTCTAGTCTAGAGGAAAAAATACTGCATTCTCTGGCATGTCTCTTTCCTTTGGAAGAGAGAGATCAGCAACTGCAGCTCAATGGTTGAAGCTTCGAGTACTAACTTTTTCTCGTCAATTTTAGAAAGATTACTTCACCTTTCTCCAGTAACACCCTGTTTTTTTGCAACTGAGAGTTGGAGCACAGCCAGTCTTCTCCATTGTTGACAAGATATTGTCTGCCCCTTCCAGCAACCCTCCCTTTATGAGATCCAGTAACACCCTGACCACATGTTTTTTGGCAACTGAGAGTTGAGAGCATAGCTAGTCTTCTCCATTGTTGAGAAGATATTGTCTACCCCTTCCAGGTTGAGATACAGGTTGACCAGAAGGTCACAAGACTAACAAAATAATCAACTCCTGCAATTTCCACAATAGAAAGCCAAAGAATAATGCAGTATTTATTTGGTTTCAGAGACAAGCATTGTGTTTCAACCAAAGGAGCTACAGACTATGTGTAATGTGTGCATCCATTGGAGGCCTCCAGATTGCATAACTTTTTATCTAAAAAATTTCTTCAAGGTAATTGCAAAACACCCTAGAATGCACCATGACAAATGTTTGAGATGAGAATCCCGATGGCAGTACATCACTGATCCTTCACGCTCTGTTCGTGATCAGTCAGCCAGTCAAAACAATGAATAAAGGTAAATATTTCTTACCGGAGAGACCTAGGCATCTGAAATGTATTTTTACAGTCAGCAGTTCCTGGGAGTAGCTTAACGCTTCTCATCTTCAAAACATGCTTAGCACAGAACATCAGAATACTAACTAAAGTGCACTAGCGGAGGCAACTAGATTTTAGATGAAAACAACCCGCTTAACACTTCACAGAAAAAAAATTAGCACTACTGTTGAGAGGCGCATAACTGAAAGTAACCAGGATATCACTGGTGGCAAATTGGGTTTACATGCAATGGTTGCTGAAATTTAAAAACTGCAAGCATTTAATCTAGAGCAACCTAGCTTTCTGTAACATTATGAAGAGAGAGATCACAGCTTAGTTGGAGTTTCAAGAGTGAACATAATAGAGGGCAAAAGTAGTGCACCAACCATCTCACAATTATTAAACAGACTATTTTATATCTGGGTTGTGTTGCACTCCTTGGTCATGCCTTCTTGTTGCATGAATCCATAAACGCCGAGATGAGGTATTCCCAGAGGCAAGTAGGCAAGTACTTTGCCACAAACTTGGATGCTGATAAATATGTAATGTGTGACAGATATCCAAACATTCCAGATCAGAGTTACACTTTCTTCATCACAAAAAGGGGGAAACTCATATGACCCTCAGGAGTCAGGCTTGTTATTTCAATCAAACATCAGGCAACAACAGAATGGATGAATTTTCTGCATTTTCCAAAAAGGAAGGTGGGGGGCAATGCCATTGTGTCAGCTATGAGTGAATACCAACTTGTTTTTCAGTAGGAAGTTCCAAGTAATAATGCATCAATTGTCAGTCCAACATCTCAGGAGGCTGGTACTTTACCGGAAGCAATTTTACATGCTCCCTTAATTTCCCTTTCCTTGAGAAGAGAGATAGTATTAACGAAACCGTCGAAGCTTCAACTGACAGCTGTTTTGCATCAAGTTTAGCGAGATAAGTTGCAGCCTTTACAACTGCACCATTCTCCAGCAACACTCTGACCACGTGATTTAGCAGTCTCGAGTCAGGAGCACAGCCAGCCTTCTCCATTGCTAAAAACATATCATCAGCCTCTGCCAGCAACCCTTCTTctatgaaattcgtcatcattacaCTGTAAGTCACAACAGAAGGCACCAATCCGATGGCTGATATAGTAGCAAACAAATCCTTGGCTTCTTCAATTCTCCTAGTTTTAAACATTACAGAAATCATGGTATTGAGTGTTATGACATCAATCTTCACGTTCATTGCACGTAGTTTCTTGAACAGCTCTATTGCTTCACCAGTGCAATTAtttttacaaagtccatgaagaacTATGTTGTATGTGTCAACGCCCACTGGTATGCCACTTTCAGTCATCGTACGGAATTTTTCCTTTGCAGAAACTGCTCTCCCGGAGCGAAACAGCCCATCAAATATAATGTTGTACATAAAAGTCGTGGGTTTAACCCCGCTGAGTGACATTTCCCTGAAAAGACTCAATCCATCGGCGATCCTGCCAATTTTACAGTAGCCATTAAGAAGTATAGCATACGTAACAGCAGTAGGTTGGAGGCCAGCAGACTTCATAGCATCAAGTACTCTCAGTGCTTCCTCCACCTTGCCAACAAGGCAATATCCATCCATCAGTGAATTGTACATAATCACATCAGGCCGCCGACCAATACCTAGAATGAAGTCAAACATATCCTGTGCCTCGTTTACCTTTCCTTCTTTGCATAGGTCGTTTATTACAGGATAGAAGAACACACTGTTAGAAAACAGACCTCTATTAATTGCTTCAGAGATCAAATCCTTGGCTTTCACAAAATGACCATGAGAGCAAGAACCCAGAACCAGGCAGGCCCTTTGCAGCCATAGAGTCAAAAATTTCTCTAGCTTCCTTTGTCCTTCTGTGCTTGCAAAGGGAATCGATTAATGAGGTCAACGTGACAACGTCTGGTACAACACCAAGACTTGCCATTTCTTTGAATACCCTAAGTGCCTCCTTCCACTGACCAAAAGTAGAATATCCATGGATCAGACAGTTATATGTCTTGATATTGGGTTCAATTCCTTGATCAACCATTTGCCGAAGGACCACTTCTGCCTTGTCCATTGCTCCGGATTTGCTTAGTGCGTCGATAACTGAGTTGTAGATCACCACATTAGGTTGAACTCCCAGTTGGGGCATCTGATGGAAGAGATTGCACGCTTTGTCTACTTCACCTTGTTTAAAACAGCCGTTGATTACTATGCTGTACGAGAAGACATCAGGCACACAGTCCAGTTCGGGCATCCGGTGGAGCAGCATGTCCAAAGCCTCATTTGAACGCTTGGCCTGGCAGAGCCCCTTGAGGAGATTGCTGGAGGAGATGATATCCAAGCGCAGCCCCAACCTGAGGAGGCGGCCGAAGAAGGCAAGCACCAAGTCCGggcggcctgcgcggcagcagcagTCCATGAGGATGGAATAGGTACAGAGCGTGGGCGACGCCACCCGTGCACCAGCGCCTCGGGACATGCGGTTGAAGAGGGCGATGGCAAGGCCGGGGCCATCGCGGCAGGCAGCTGAgggtggagcacgggcgagtgcgGCAAGAAAGTTGTTGAGCCCGCGTTCCGGGACGGCGGCGGCTTGGCCAAGCAATTGGTCGAACAGGTGGTGCGCGTCCTCCTGGCTCAGCGTTCCCGCGCGGACACGCTCCGTGGCGGCAGCCAAGGCGGCGAGGGGGGCTCGTGAAGGAGccctgaaggaggaggtggagatggaGGACAGGCGGGCGGCTGGCATTTCTGGCCGATTCCAGCCGAGCTCGACGCGGGATGTGCGTGCGTCCGCTGAAGAGGCGCACCGCGATCGATTGGTGTCACCTGCGACGCTCGGCGCGCGCGCAGCAACCAGCGCCGCTGCCGAGGAAGTGAACGCAGGAGGCGGGACCGGTGGACTTGCCCGCCGGTGAGCGGCCTCGTACGCGGCTGACGAgtctggcggcggcgggggcgtgtgCTTGGGGTACAATGGCACTTGATGATTTTTATCTCTCCGCTTTGCTCCCTTCTTTCAAGCACAAAAAAGGTTTACAGTATTATTTTCTGATGAGTCTTTCCGAGTAATGCTCACACCCATCAGGTGAGCTGCACTCTTATCAATGCTATTTCTTGATCCCCAGGGCGCCCCGAAGATCGGATCAGAAGGATGCATCACATTTTCTTCTCGGGTGAGTTGCAACCCGGCAAATTTTTTCCATCGATTTGAATTTTTTTATGAATTTgacgaaaaagttcatgaatttgataaAAGTTTGCGAAATTGATAAACATTCATTCATTTGGAAAAAATCATGGATTCAAAAAAtaagttcacggatttgaaaataAGTCATAAATTTAAGGAAATGATCACGAATTTAAGCAAATGACAATAATagagaaaaggaagaagaaataaAGAAAATTAAAAAGGAATAAAACTGGGGGGAAAAAAGGCCAAccaaaatcaaagaagaagaaaactgGACTCAGAAGATGCACAACAAGAAGAATAAAAGAAGTAACTAGGTACAATGGTTGGAGGTAAACTAATAGGTTGAATCCTATGTCATGCACATATCATTTGAAggttaaaaaaagaaaagaaaaaatgtgcCAAGCGAGAACATAGGTTTGGGTGCCCGGCGGACGGATAGGCTATGTACCTCTACACGTAGCTCGTATGTATGTGCGTATGTGTCACATACGGAGATGGTCAAGTTCTCTTTGAATTGCATGATTGAGGGATGGATCCGGACAATCACAAGCCTACCTTTTTAATATAGAAAAGAGAATATAATCTCGATCCCTACATGTTGTAGGATCCTATTGTGGGCCTCCTTTTCTGTGTTATTTGCCGTCTAGTAATACACTATTTCAATATAATGTTGTTTGATTCTTTCTTTTTTTAGGGAGAAACTTTTGATCTAGTTGTaatcaatcatggtagtacaaaacAACAAAGATAAATAAATTTCGAGGCCAATGGATGAAATTTGGTCTTCTAAATCTAAATAAACATATGCATTTTATTACTTTTATTTGTTTACCGAGTGTCTTGTAAAAAAACACTTGGCAAAGACCTTTTTTCCCGAGTGTTACAAAACACTTGGCAAAGTCCCTACATTTGCCGAGTGAGTACTTGCAAAGTTTCTATTGCCGAGTACCCTTGTTTTGCCAAGTGTTTTGTATGAGATACTCAGCAAAAGCCATGTTTCTCAAGAACCTCGTGAAAAATCACTCGGCAAAGAGCCCGACACTCTGCATATAACATTTCCCCGTAGTGTATAGGTTAAATGATTTCACATGGGTGACAATCTATAGAAAGAAATGATactttttaaaataaaataaaattagttatgctcattgaatcttgGCCAGAATTAGTTGACTCGGCCGATCAACTAGTCTCCTCCTGATTGTAAATATGTGTTGGGACTTGGGAGTTTGGGACAAACGATGATGATGAAAGCTTGAAGCTTCCCAAATTCGAGTTCATATTGCCCTGCTCCAGAAAAAAACGTTCACAGTGCGCCCCAAACCAGTATGTCCACTTCGGATTCTTTTGGAAGATCATTGCTTCGAGTTGGTTCTTGTCCCGATAGCACACACACatgattttgttttctttcttcgaATTATATGCTTCCGGTTTCATTCAAATGAAACCGTCCAGAGAACCTCATGCCCGGCACAGATTATTACAGCATCCTTAAACGTCTAGTAGAGGAAAAAAGACTGTATTTTCTGGAAAGCGGTGATTCGGTGCTCGAGCCCAGCTGAGCCCGAAATCGCTGGCATTCGTTTTGGGATTCGAGTAATCCGGTCTGACAACTTGACAGGAAGCGCTGGAAAAAAGGACGTACGGCCTGCatactgtactccctccattccaaaatatagtgcgcatgTGTTTTTcaaggtccaactttgaccataaatttaaccaacgagaccaactgcgacaggagaaaaaattatataattgaaaacttctttcgaatacgaattcactgatataatttttactcccgccgcaatcggtcttggtagttaaactTATGGTCAAAGTTAAAGCACGAGGATAGAGAAAACACTACAGTGTGGAATGGAGGgattaggctggtcacaatgggcaagaacatagtctagtaacttatacacttccctagactatgttactacctccacagtgggtaggaacatctatgtagtgtcatgcaacaatgtatttattagcttatagactcattgttttttggagtgtgtgatgttctgataacttagctagttaccacaagcacctttcTTTTCATTAAATATGTgatacataagcaaagttgtattggagtgtgtgatgttacttctAAGTTCGTCCCCATTGTGACCAGTCTTACGGAATAGTGCGTTCCGTCAGGCGCGGGGTCCTGGTCCGTGGACTAGAACGCCTCGTTTTATGCTGAGCCGCTGAATGTCGAACTAAAAAAAAAGGTTTCTATAAACCACGTCGGCCGTCGCCAACACAGCCCACTCCCATCCCCGCACCGCCCAAGGAGCTCCCAAAATCCGGTTTTCAGCTGCGGCGGCCGCTGCTTCCCGCCGGCGACGAACTAATGGTGGATGCTGGTCTTTGTTTTTGCTGGATGCCATGACAGGTAAGTGCATCATTCCTCGATTTAGGTCTAGTGGTTGCAGAGATTTGTTTCTAAACTGGGGGCTGACACCACGACCGGCGGTGCGTTATAGGTTTCCCACTCCGGGAGGAGTTCGCCGACAGCCTAGAACACCCAGATCCGGTCCCTCTCGCTGTGCTGCGGACGGGAGAAGCCAGCGCTATTGTGCTGGAGGAGTCAAACGCGGGATCTAGATAAGGGCAACAAGTTGGGTGTCGCCGGCCGGAGGAGTCGCAGGGTGGCATGCGCCGGTGGCGTGAGGCATGCTCGGTCTTCCCAGTCGTCCGACAGGTTCAACCCCAAGGCGCCCGATTGGACAAAAAGGTATGCGCTGGATGCATACCCAATTTCTCTGCATTTTGTTGTAGATGGCTGGATGTTAGACTGTTGTAGTATGGTCTATATCTTCGTATTGTAGTTTTCCTTCTCCCTAGAGAGATTTAAATCAAGTTCACTGCCCATGGGAACTTGTTCCTGCAGAAGTGCAGATAACTTGTTAGTTCTCCTAGTCCGGCAATTACTTTGAACAGTCATACTTTGCAGTTGAACCTAATGAAAAGTAATGGTTTGCTTGAAAAATTCAGGTTGCGTCTCGGCAGTGCACCACCCGACAGGATGCCGTGCCCCTCTAGGATGAGTGCACAAGAGAAGTCGATTCGCAAATACTCGGAGGAGCCAACACAAAGTGTTATTACACCAGAACTAGGAATTAGTTTCGACTCACTTGGCGATGGATATGATTTCTACACCTTGTATTCGTGCGAGATCGGCTTGGGAGTTAGGTATGGAAAGAACAGGCTGAATGCCGAGAGGACCAAATCAGCGCGGGAGATCGTTTGCGGATGTTGATTGTGTACTAAGAAAATGGACTTCAAATTTGTTACCTGCAGATCAGCTGATTTGCAAGTTTCATGCTATACTGAGAAGCAACTATATGTAACATGCATGTATATCTGTTTGTTAGATAGTTGTTGATTGGAAAGAATCCACTGGAATAGAGCATTTCCTTTTCGCGTCCTACAGTCTCTTTGAGATAATTGCATCACCGAAGATGTATTTAGTGGTTTTCTCATGTAATGCGCTGCAGCAACATATCTCTGATGCTCGCTGTCAGTGTACTGAAACCTTCATCTGAGTTTGAGGTTATCTAAGTGTATAGAAACTGAAAGTTACATGTTTAATTTCCATTATATGTGGGTTTCTTCATATTTCTGTTAACTGTAGATGCTCTAGAGTCTGCATATGAAATCATGGATAATTTGTTGTTGTGCACTGTTAT
This window harbors:
- the LOC119356941 gene encoding glucomannan 4-beta-mannosyltransferase 1-like — its product is MKGVSMLTMARAAWAAVRHAVVVPLLQLAVYLCAAMSLMLFAERLYMGLVVAALWLRRRRRQRRNPGRNKGGDDDVGDLESGAAEDLPVVLVQIPMFNEKQVYRLSIGAACGLWWPADKLVIQVLDDSTDAGIRAMVEAECRRWAGKGVHIRYENRSNRSGYKAGAMREGLKKGYAKDCELVAVFDADFQPDADFLRRTVPVLQADPAVALVQARWRFVNADECILTRIQEMSLDYHFSVEQEVGSACHGFFGFNGTAGVWRVQALADAGGWKDRTTVEDMDLAVRASMRGWRFVYAGDVQVRNELPSSFKAYRYQQHRWSCGPANLMRKMFWEIVASRQVSAWKKVHVLYGFFFVRKVVAHLVTFLFYCVVIPAYVLVGGQDVRLPKYVAMYVPAIITLLNAVCTPRSWHLLVFWILFENVMSMHRSKATIIGLVEASRANEWVVTEKLGSVTSTPAATTTMATNKGAMKKKKSQSSILAPEIVMGLCLLYCAVYDIFFGHDHFYVYLLMQSAAAFVIGFGYVGSQ